A window from Urocitellus parryii isolate mUroPar1 chromosome 1, mUroPar1.hap1, whole genome shotgun sequence encodes these proteins:
- the Septin8 gene encoding septin-8 isoform X5 yields the protein MAATDLERFSQNADPEPRSLSLGGHVGFDSLPDQLVSKSVTQGFSFNILCVGETGIGKSTLMNTLFNTTFETEEASHHEECVRLRPQTYDLQESNVQLKLTIVDAVGFGDQINKDERPIVDYIDAQFENYLQEELKIRRSLFDYHDTRIHVCLYFITPTGHSLKSLDLVTMKKLDSKVNIIPIIAKADTISKSELHKFKIKIMGELVSNGVQIYQFPTDDEAVAEINAVMNAHLPFAVVGSTEEVKVGNKLVRARQYPWGVVQVENENHCDFVKLREMLIRVNMEDLREQTHSRHYELYRRCKLEEMGFQDSDGDSQPFSLQETYEAKRKEFLSELQRKEEEMRQMFVNKVKETELELKEKERELQEKFEHLKRIHQEEKRKVEEKRRELEEETSAFNCRKAAMEALQSQALHATSQQPLRKDKDKKKASGWSSIYSVTIP from the exons ATGGCGGCCACTGACCTGGAACGCTTCTCG CAGAATGCGGATCCAGAGCCCCGGAGCCTTTCCCTGGGTGGCCATGTGGGCTTCGACAGCCTCCCTGACCAGCTGGTCAGCAAGTCTGTCACTCAGGGCTTCAGTTTCAACATCCTCTGTGTGG GAGAGACGGGGATTGGCAAGTCTACACTGATGAACACCCTTTTCAACACAACCTTCGAGACTGAAGAAGCCAGTCACCATGAGGAATGTGTGCGCCTGCGGCCCCAGACCTATGACCTCCAAGAAAGCAACGTGCAGCTCAAGCTGACCATCGTGGATGCTGTGGGCTTCGGGGATCAGATCAATAAAGACGAGAG GCCTATAGTCGACTACATTGATGCGCAGTTTGAAAACTATTTACAAGAGGAGCTGAAGATCCGCCGCTCCCTCTTTGACTACCATGACACGAGGATTCACGTTTGCCTCTACTTCATCACACCCACTGGGCATTCTCTGAAGTCCTTGGATCTGGTCACCATGAAGAAACTAGACAGCAAG GTGAATATAATTCCCATCATCGCCAAGGCTGACACTATCTCCAAGAGTGAGCtccacaagttcaagatcaagatcATGGGTGAGCTGGTCAGCAATGGAGTCCAGATCTACCAATTTCCCACTGATGATGAGGCTGTTGCAGAGATTAATGCAGTCATGAAT GCTCACCTGCCCTTTGCCGTGGTGGGCAGCACCGAGGAGGTGAAGGTGGGGAACAAGCTGGTCCGAGCACGGCAGTACCCTTGGGGTGTGGTGCAGG TGGAGAACGAGAATCACTGTGACTTCGTGAAGCTAAGGGAGATGTTGATCCGGGTGAATATGGAGGACCTCCGTGAGCAGACCCACAGTCGGCACTATGAGCTCTACCGGCGCTGCAAGTTGGAGGAAATGGGCTTCCAGGACAGTGATGGTGACAGCCAGCCCTTCAG CCTACAAGAAACATATGAGGCCAAGAGGAAGGAGTTCTTAAGTGAGctgcagagaaaggaggaagaaatgaggCAGATGTTTGTGAACAAAGTGAAGGAGACCGAGCTGGAgttgaaggagaaggaaagggag CTCCAGGAGAAGTTTGAGCACCTGAAGCGGATCCACCAGGAGGAGAAGCGCAAGGTGGAGGAAAAGCGCCGGGAACTGGAGGAGGAGACTAGTGCCTTCAACTGCAGGAAGGCTGCCATGGAGGCTCTGCAGTCCCAGGCCTTGCATGCCACCTCACAGCAGCCCCTGAGGAAGGACAAGGACAAGAAGAA agccAGTGGCTGGTCTTCCATTTACAGTGTCACTATTCCTTGA
- the Septin8 gene encoding septin-8 isoform X3: MAATDLERFSQNADPEPRSLSLGGHVGFDSLPDQLVSKSVTQGFSFNILCVGETGIGKSTLMNTLFNTTFETEEASHHEECVRLRPQTYDLQESNVQLKLTIVDAVGFGDQINKDERPIVDYIDAQFENYLQEELKIRRSLFDYHDTRIHVCLYFITPTGHSLKSLDLVTMKKLDSKVNIIPIIAKADTISKSELHKFKIKIMGELVSNGVQIYQFPTDDEAVAEINAVMNAHLPFAVVGSTEEVKVGNKLVRARQYPWGVVQVENENHCDFVKLREMLIRVNMEDLREQTHSRHYELYRRCKLEEMGFQDSDGDSQPFSLQETYEAKRKEFLSELQRKEEEMRQMFVNKVKETELELKEKERELQEKFEHLKRIHQEEKRKVEEKRRELEEETSAFNCRKAAMEALQSQALHATSQQPLRKDKDKKNRSDIGVHQSGMSLSNSKVMMTKASVEPLNCSSWWPAIQCCSCLVRDATWREGFL; encoded by the exons ATGGCGGCCACTGACCTGGAACGCTTCTCG CAGAATGCGGATCCAGAGCCCCGGAGCCTTTCCCTGGGTGGCCATGTGGGCTTCGACAGCCTCCCTGACCAGCTGGTCAGCAAGTCTGTCACTCAGGGCTTCAGTTTCAACATCCTCTGTGTGG GAGAGACGGGGATTGGCAAGTCTACACTGATGAACACCCTTTTCAACACAACCTTCGAGACTGAAGAAGCCAGTCACCATGAGGAATGTGTGCGCCTGCGGCCCCAGACCTATGACCTCCAAGAAAGCAACGTGCAGCTCAAGCTGACCATCGTGGATGCTGTGGGCTTCGGGGATCAGATCAATAAAGACGAGAG GCCTATAGTCGACTACATTGATGCGCAGTTTGAAAACTATTTACAAGAGGAGCTGAAGATCCGCCGCTCCCTCTTTGACTACCATGACACGAGGATTCACGTTTGCCTCTACTTCATCACACCCACTGGGCATTCTCTGAAGTCCTTGGATCTGGTCACCATGAAGAAACTAGACAGCAAG GTGAATATAATTCCCATCATCGCCAAGGCTGACACTATCTCCAAGAGTGAGCtccacaagttcaagatcaagatcATGGGTGAGCTGGTCAGCAATGGAGTCCAGATCTACCAATTTCCCACTGATGATGAGGCTGTTGCAGAGATTAATGCAGTCATGAAT GCTCACCTGCCCTTTGCCGTGGTGGGCAGCACCGAGGAGGTGAAGGTGGGGAACAAGCTGGTCCGAGCACGGCAGTACCCTTGGGGTGTGGTGCAGG TGGAGAACGAGAATCACTGTGACTTCGTGAAGCTAAGGGAGATGTTGATCCGGGTGAATATGGAGGACCTCCGTGAGCAGACCCACAGTCGGCACTATGAGCTCTACCGGCGCTGCAAGTTGGAGGAAATGGGCTTCCAGGACAGTGATGGTGACAGCCAGCCCTTCAG CCTACAAGAAACATATGAGGCCAAGAGGAAGGAGTTCTTAAGTGAGctgcagagaaaggaggaagaaatgaggCAGATGTTTGTGAACAAAGTGAAGGAGACCGAGCTGGAgttgaaggagaaggaaagggag CTCCAGGAGAAGTTTGAGCACCTGAAGCGGATCCACCAGGAGGAGAAGCGCAAGGTGGAGGAAAAGCGCCGGGAACTGGAGGAGGAGACTAGTGCCTTCAACTGCAGGAAGGCTGCCATGGAGGCTCTGCAGTCCCAGGCCTTGCATGCCACCTCACAGCAGCCCCTGAGGAAGGACAAGGACAAGAAGAA CAGATCAGATATAGGAGTCCACCAGTCGGGCATGAGCCTCTCCAACTCTAAGGTGATGATGACCAAAGCCAGTGTGGAGCCCTTGAACTGCAGCAGCTGGTGGCCCGCCATACAGTGCTGCAGCTGCCTGGTCAGGGACGCGACGTGGAGGGAAGGATTCCTCTGA
- the Septin8 gene encoding septin-8 isoform X4 has product MAATDLERFSQNADPEPRSLSLGGHVGFDSLPDQLVSKSVTQGFSFNILCVGETGIGKSTLMNTLFNTTFETEEASHHEECVRLRPQTYDLQESNVQLKLTIVDAVGFGDQINKDESYRPIVDYIDAQFENYLQEELKIRRSLFDYHDTRIHVCLYFITPTGHSLKSLDLVTMKKLDSKVNIIPIIAKADTISKSELHKFKIKIMGELVSNGVQIYQFPTDDEAVAEINAVMNAHLPFAVVGSTEEVKVGNKLVRARQYPWGVVQVENENHCDFVKLREMLIRVNMEDLREQTHSRHYELYRRCKLEEMGFQDSDGDSQPFSLQETYEAKRKEFLSELQRKEEEMRQMFVNKVKETELELKEKERELQEKFEHLKRIHQEEKRKVEEKRRELEEETSAFNCRKAAMEALQSQALHATSQQPLRKDKDKKKASGWSSIYSVTIP; this is encoded by the exons ATGGCGGCCACTGACCTGGAACGCTTCTCG CAGAATGCGGATCCAGAGCCCCGGAGCCTTTCCCTGGGTGGCCATGTGGGCTTCGACAGCCTCCCTGACCAGCTGGTCAGCAAGTCTGTCACTCAGGGCTTCAGTTTCAACATCCTCTGTGTGG GAGAGACGGGGATTGGCAAGTCTACACTGATGAACACCCTTTTCAACACAACCTTCGAGACTGAAGAAGCCAGTCACCATGAGGAATGTGTGCGCCTGCGGCCCCAGACCTATGACCTCCAAGAAAGCAACGTGCAGCTCAAGCTGACCATCGTGGATGCTGTGGGCTTCGGGGATCAGATCAATAAAGACGAGAG TTACAGGCCTATAGTCGACTACATTGATGCGCAGTTTGAAAACTATTTACAAGAGGAGCTGAAGATCCGCCGCTCCCTCTTTGACTACCATGACACGAGGATTCACGTTTGCCTCTACTTCATCACACCCACTGGGCATTCTCTGAAGTCCTTGGATCTGGTCACCATGAAGAAACTAGACAGCAAG GTGAATATAATTCCCATCATCGCCAAGGCTGACACTATCTCCAAGAGTGAGCtccacaagttcaagatcaagatcATGGGTGAGCTGGTCAGCAATGGAGTCCAGATCTACCAATTTCCCACTGATGATGAGGCTGTTGCAGAGATTAATGCAGTCATGAAT GCTCACCTGCCCTTTGCCGTGGTGGGCAGCACCGAGGAGGTGAAGGTGGGGAACAAGCTGGTCCGAGCACGGCAGTACCCTTGGGGTGTGGTGCAGG TGGAGAACGAGAATCACTGTGACTTCGTGAAGCTAAGGGAGATGTTGATCCGGGTGAATATGGAGGACCTCCGTGAGCAGACCCACAGTCGGCACTATGAGCTCTACCGGCGCTGCAAGTTGGAGGAAATGGGCTTCCAGGACAGTGATGGTGACAGCCAGCCCTTCAG CCTACAAGAAACATATGAGGCCAAGAGGAAGGAGTTCTTAAGTGAGctgcagagaaaggaggaagaaatgaggCAGATGTTTGTGAACAAAGTGAAGGAGACCGAGCTGGAgttgaaggagaaggaaagggag CTCCAGGAGAAGTTTGAGCACCTGAAGCGGATCCACCAGGAGGAGAAGCGCAAGGTGGAGGAAAAGCGCCGGGAACTGGAGGAGGAGACTAGTGCCTTCAACTGCAGGAAGGCTGCCATGGAGGCTCTGCAGTCCCAGGCCTTGCATGCCACCTCACAGCAGCCCCTGAGGAAGGACAAGGACAAGAAGAA agccAGTGGCTGGTCTTCCATTTACAGTGTCACTATTCCTTGA
- the Septin8 gene encoding septin-8 isoform X6 translates to MAATDLERFSQNADPEPRSLSLGGHVGFDSLPDQLVSKSVTQGFSFNILCVGETGIGKSTLMNTLFNTTFETEEASHHEECVRLRPQTYDLQESNVQLKLTIVDAVGFGDQINKDESYRPIVDYIDAQFENYLQEELKIRRSLFDYHDTRIHVCLYFITPTGHSLKSLDLVTMKKLDSKVNIIPIIAKADTISKSELHKFKIKIMGELVSNGVQIYQFPTDDEAVAEINAVMNAHLPFAVVGSTEEVKVGNKLVRARQYPWGVVQVENENHCDFVKLREMLIRVNMEDLREQTHSRHYELYRRCKLEEMGFQDSDGDSQPFSLQETYEAKRKEFLSELQRKEEEMRQMFVNKVKETELELKEKERELQEKFEHLKRIHQEEKRKVEEKRRELEEETSAFNCRKAAMEALQSQALHATSQQPLRKDKDKKKS, encoded by the exons ATGGCGGCCACTGACCTGGAACGCTTCTCG CAGAATGCGGATCCAGAGCCCCGGAGCCTTTCCCTGGGTGGCCATGTGGGCTTCGACAGCCTCCCTGACCAGCTGGTCAGCAAGTCTGTCACTCAGGGCTTCAGTTTCAACATCCTCTGTGTGG GAGAGACGGGGATTGGCAAGTCTACACTGATGAACACCCTTTTCAACACAACCTTCGAGACTGAAGAAGCCAGTCACCATGAGGAATGTGTGCGCCTGCGGCCCCAGACCTATGACCTCCAAGAAAGCAACGTGCAGCTCAAGCTGACCATCGTGGATGCTGTGGGCTTCGGGGATCAGATCAATAAAGACGAGAG TTACAGGCCTATAGTCGACTACATTGATGCGCAGTTTGAAAACTATTTACAAGAGGAGCTGAAGATCCGCCGCTCCCTCTTTGACTACCATGACACGAGGATTCACGTTTGCCTCTACTTCATCACACCCACTGGGCATTCTCTGAAGTCCTTGGATCTGGTCACCATGAAGAAACTAGACAGCAAG GTGAATATAATTCCCATCATCGCCAAGGCTGACACTATCTCCAAGAGTGAGCtccacaagttcaagatcaagatcATGGGTGAGCTGGTCAGCAATGGAGTCCAGATCTACCAATTTCCCACTGATGATGAGGCTGTTGCAGAGATTAATGCAGTCATGAAT GCTCACCTGCCCTTTGCCGTGGTGGGCAGCACCGAGGAGGTGAAGGTGGGGAACAAGCTGGTCCGAGCACGGCAGTACCCTTGGGGTGTGGTGCAGG TGGAGAACGAGAATCACTGTGACTTCGTGAAGCTAAGGGAGATGTTGATCCGGGTGAATATGGAGGACCTCCGTGAGCAGACCCACAGTCGGCACTATGAGCTCTACCGGCGCTGCAAGTTGGAGGAAATGGGCTTCCAGGACAGTGATGGTGACAGCCAGCCCTTCAG CCTACAAGAAACATATGAGGCCAAGAGGAAGGAGTTCTTAAGTGAGctgcagagaaaggaggaagaaatgaggCAGATGTTTGTGAACAAAGTGAAGGAGACCGAGCTGGAgttgaaggagaaggaaagggag CTCCAGGAGAAGTTTGAGCACCTGAAGCGGATCCACCAGGAGGAGAAGCGCAAGGTGGAGGAAAAGCGCCGGGAACTGGAGGAGGAGACTAGTGCCTTCAACTGCAGGAAGGCTGCCATGGAGGCTCTGCAGTCCCAGGCCTTGCATGCCACCTCACAGCAGCCCCTGAGGAAGGACAAGGACAAGAAGAA ATCTTGA
- the Septin8 gene encoding septin-8 isoform X8 — protein MAATDLERFSQNADPEPRSLSLGGHVGFDSLPDQLVSKSVTQGFSFNILCVGETGIGKSTLMNTLFNTTFETEEASHHEECVRLRPQTYDLQESNVQLKLTIVDAVGFGDQINKDESYRPIVDYIDAQFENYLQEELKIRRSLFDYHDTRIHVCLYFITPTGHSLKSLDLVTMKKLDSKVNIIPIIAKADTISKSELHKFKIKIMGELVSNGVQIYQFPTDDEAVAEINAVMNAHLPFAVVGSTEEVKVGNKLVRARQYPWGVVQVENENHCDFVKLREMLIRVNMEDLREQTHSRHYELYRRCKLEEMGFQDSDGDSQPFSLQETYEAKRKEFLSELQRKEEEMRQMFVNKVKETELELKEKERELQEKFEHLKRIHQEEKRKVEEKRRELEEETSAFNCRKAAMEALQSQALHATSQQPLRKDKDKKNRSDIGVHQSGMSLSNSKVMMTKASVEPLNCSSWWPAIQCCSCLVRDATWREGFL, from the exons ATGGCGGCCACTGACCTGGAACGCTTCTCG CAGAATGCGGATCCAGAGCCCCGGAGCCTTTCCCTGGGTGGCCATGTGGGCTTCGACAGCCTCCCTGACCAGCTGGTCAGCAAGTCTGTCACTCAGGGCTTCAGTTTCAACATCCTCTGTGTGG GAGAGACGGGGATTGGCAAGTCTACACTGATGAACACCCTTTTCAACACAACCTTCGAGACTGAAGAAGCCAGTCACCATGAGGAATGTGTGCGCCTGCGGCCCCAGACCTATGACCTCCAAGAAAGCAACGTGCAGCTCAAGCTGACCATCGTGGATGCTGTGGGCTTCGGGGATCAGATCAATAAAGACGAGAG TTACAGGCCTATAGTCGACTACATTGATGCGCAGTTTGAAAACTATTTACAAGAGGAGCTGAAGATCCGCCGCTCCCTCTTTGACTACCATGACACGAGGATTCACGTTTGCCTCTACTTCATCACACCCACTGGGCATTCTCTGAAGTCCTTGGATCTGGTCACCATGAAGAAACTAGACAGCAAG GTGAATATAATTCCCATCATCGCCAAGGCTGACACTATCTCCAAGAGTGAGCtccacaagttcaagatcaagatcATGGGTGAGCTGGTCAGCAATGGAGTCCAGATCTACCAATTTCCCACTGATGATGAGGCTGTTGCAGAGATTAATGCAGTCATGAAT GCTCACCTGCCCTTTGCCGTGGTGGGCAGCACCGAGGAGGTGAAGGTGGGGAACAAGCTGGTCCGAGCACGGCAGTACCCTTGGGGTGTGGTGCAGG TGGAGAACGAGAATCACTGTGACTTCGTGAAGCTAAGGGAGATGTTGATCCGGGTGAATATGGAGGACCTCCGTGAGCAGACCCACAGTCGGCACTATGAGCTCTACCGGCGCTGCAAGTTGGAGGAAATGGGCTTCCAGGACAGTGATGGTGACAGCCAGCCCTTCAG CCTACAAGAAACATATGAGGCCAAGAGGAAGGAGTTCTTAAGTGAGctgcagagaaaggaggaagaaatgaggCAGATGTTTGTGAACAAAGTGAAGGAGACCGAGCTGGAgttgaaggagaaggaaagggag CTCCAGGAGAAGTTTGAGCACCTGAAGCGGATCCACCAGGAGGAGAAGCGCAAGGTGGAGGAAAAGCGCCGGGAACTGGAGGAGGAGACTAGTGCCTTCAACTGCAGGAAGGCTGCCATGGAGGCTCTGCAGTCCCAGGCCTTGCATGCCACCTCACAGCAGCCCCTGAGGAAGGACAAGGACAAGAAGAA CAGATCAGATATAGGAGTCCACCAGTCGGGCATGAGCCTCTCCAACTCTAAGGTGATGATGACCAAAGCCAGTGTGGAGCCCTTGAACTGCAGCAGCTGGTGGCCCGCCATACAGTGCTGCAGCTGCCTGGTCAGGGACGCGACGTGGAGGGAAGGATTCCTCTGA
- the Septin8 gene encoding septin-8 isoform X1, whose product MAATDLERFSNADPEPRSLSLGGHVGFDSLPDQLVSKSVTQGFSFNILCVGETGIGKSTLMNTLFNTTFETEEASHHEECVRLRPQTYDLQESNVQLKLTIVDAVGFGDQINKDESYRPIVDYIDAQFENYLQEELKIRRSLFDYHDTRIHVCLYFITPTGHSLKSLDLVTMKKLDSKVNIIPIIAKADTISKSELHKFKIKIMGELVSNGVQIYQFPTDDEAVAEINAVMNAHLPFAVVGSTEEVKVGNKLVRARQYPWGVVQVENENHCDFVKLREMLIRVNMEDLREQTHSRHYELYRRCKLEEMGFQDSDGDSQPFSLQETYEAKRKEFLSELQRKEEEMRQMFVNKVKETELELKEKERELQEKFEHLKRIHQEEKRKVEEKRRELEEETSAFNCRKAAMEALQSQALHATSQQPLRKDKDKKNRSDIGVHQSGMSLSNSKVMMTKASVEPLNCSSWWPAIQCCSCLVRDATWREGFL is encoded by the exons ATGGCGGCCACTGACCTGGAACGCTTCTCG AATGCGGATCCAGAGCCCCGGAGCCTTTCCCTGGGTGGCCATGTGGGCTTCGACAGCCTCCCTGACCAGCTGGTCAGCAAGTCTGTCACTCAGGGCTTCAGTTTCAACATCCTCTGTGTGG GAGAGACGGGGATTGGCAAGTCTACACTGATGAACACCCTTTTCAACACAACCTTCGAGACTGAAGAAGCCAGTCACCATGAGGAATGTGTGCGCCTGCGGCCCCAGACCTATGACCTCCAAGAAAGCAACGTGCAGCTCAAGCTGACCATCGTGGATGCTGTGGGCTTCGGGGATCAGATCAATAAAGACGAGAG TTACAGGCCTATAGTCGACTACATTGATGCGCAGTTTGAAAACTATTTACAAGAGGAGCTGAAGATCCGCCGCTCCCTCTTTGACTACCATGACACGAGGATTCACGTTTGCCTCTACTTCATCACACCCACTGGGCATTCTCTGAAGTCCTTGGATCTGGTCACCATGAAGAAACTAGACAGCAAG GTGAATATAATTCCCATCATCGCCAAGGCTGACACTATCTCCAAGAGTGAGCtccacaagttcaagatcaagatcATGGGTGAGCTGGTCAGCAATGGAGTCCAGATCTACCAATTTCCCACTGATGATGAGGCTGTTGCAGAGATTAATGCAGTCATGAAT GCTCACCTGCCCTTTGCCGTGGTGGGCAGCACCGAGGAGGTGAAGGTGGGGAACAAGCTGGTCCGAGCACGGCAGTACCCTTGGGGTGTGGTGCAGG TGGAGAACGAGAATCACTGTGACTTCGTGAAGCTAAGGGAGATGTTGATCCGGGTGAATATGGAGGACCTCCGTGAGCAGACCCACAGTCGGCACTATGAGCTCTACCGGCGCTGCAAGTTGGAGGAAATGGGCTTCCAGGACAGTGATGGTGACAGCCAGCCCTTCAG CCTACAAGAAACATATGAGGCCAAGAGGAAGGAGTTCTTAAGTGAGctgcagagaaaggaggaagaaatgaggCAGATGTTTGTGAACAAAGTGAAGGAGACCGAGCTGGAgttgaaggagaaggaaagggag CTCCAGGAGAAGTTTGAGCACCTGAAGCGGATCCACCAGGAGGAGAAGCGCAAGGTGGAGGAAAAGCGCCGGGAACTGGAGGAGGAGACTAGTGCCTTCAACTGCAGGAAGGCTGCCATGGAGGCTCTGCAGTCCCAGGCCTTGCATGCCACCTCACAGCAGCCCCTGAGGAAGGACAAGGACAAGAAGAA CAGATCAGATATAGGAGTCCACCAGTCGGGCATGAGCCTCTCCAACTCTAAGGTGATGATGACCAAAGCCAGTGTGGAGCCCTTGAACTGCAGCAGCTGGTGGCCCGCCATACAGTGCTGCAGCTGCCTGGTCAGGGACGCGACGTGGAGGGAAGGATTCCTCTGA
- the Septin8 gene encoding septin-8 isoform X7, translating into MAATDLERFSQNADPEPRSLSLGGHVGFDSLPDQLVSKSVTQGFSFNILCVGETGIGKSTLMNTLFNTTFETEEASHHEECVRLRPQTYDLQESNVQLKLTIVDAVGFGDQINKDESYRPIVDYIDAQFENYLQEELKIRRSLFDYHDTRIHVCLYFITPTGHSLKSLDLVTMKKLDSKVNIIPIIAKADTISKSELHKFKIKIMGELVSNGVQIYQFPTDDEAVAEINAVMNAHLPFAVVGSTEEVKVGNKLVRARQYPWGVVQVENENHCDFVKLREMLIRVNMEDLREQTHSRHYELYRRCKLEEMGFQDSDGDSQPFSLQETYEAKRKEFLSELQRKEEEMRQMFVNKVKETELELKEKERELQEKFEHLKRIHQEEKRKVEEKRRELEEETSAFNCRKAAMEALQSQALHATSQQPLRKDKDKKN; encoded by the exons ATGGCGGCCACTGACCTGGAACGCTTCTCG CAGAATGCGGATCCAGAGCCCCGGAGCCTTTCCCTGGGTGGCCATGTGGGCTTCGACAGCCTCCCTGACCAGCTGGTCAGCAAGTCTGTCACTCAGGGCTTCAGTTTCAACATCCTCTGTGTGG GAGAGACGGGGATTGGCAAGTCTACACTGATGAACACCCTTTTCAACACAACCTTCGAGACTGAAGAAGCCAGTCACCATGAGGAATGTGTGCGCCTGCGGCCCCAGACCTATGACCTCCAAGAAAGCAACGTGCAGCTCAAGCTGACCATCGTGGATGCTGTGGGCTTCGGGGATCAGATCAATAAAGACGAGAG TTACAGGCCTATAGTCGACTACATTGATGCGCAGTTTGAAAACTATTTACAAGAGGAGCTGAAGATCCGCCGCTCCCTCTTTGACTACCATGACACGAGGATTCACGTTTGCCTCTACTTCATCACACCCACTGGGCATTCTCTGAAGTCCTTGGATCTGGTCACCATGAAGAAACTAGACAGCAAG GTGAATATAATTCCCATCATCGCCAAGGCTGACACTATCTCCAAGAGTGAGCtccacaagttcaagatcaagatcATGGGTGAGCTGGTCAGCAATGGAGTCCAGATCTACCAATTTCCCACTGATGATGAGGCTGTTGCAGAGATTAATGCAGTCATGAAT GCTCACCTGCCCTTTGCCGTGGTGGGCAGCACCGAGGAGGTGAAGGTGGGGAACAAGCTGGTCCGAGCACGGCAGTACCCTTGGGGTGTGGTGCAGG TGGAGAACGAGAATCACTGTGACTTCGTGAAGCTAAGGGAGATGTTGATCCGGGTGAATATGGAGGACCTCCGTGAGCAGACCCACAGTCGGCACTATGAGCTCTACCGGCGCTGCAAGTTGGAGGAAATGGGCTTCCAGGACAGTGATGGTGACAGCCAGCCCTTCAG CCTACAAGAAACATATGAGGCCAAGAGGAAGGAGTTCTTAAGTGAGctgcagagaaaggaggaagaaatgaggCAGATGTTTGTGAACAAAGTGAAGGAGACCGAGCTGGAgttgaaggagaaggaaagggag CTCCAGGAGAAGTTTGAGCACCTGAAGCGGATCCACCAGGAGGAGAAGCGCAAGGTGGAGGAAAAGCGCCGGGAACTGGAGGAGGAGACTAGTGCCTTCAACTGCAGGAAGGCTGCCATGGAGGCTCTGCAGTCCCAGGCCTTGCATGCCACCTCACAGCAGCCCCTGAGGAAGGACAAGGACAAGAAGAA ttaa